A stretch of Cyanobacterium sp. HL-69 DNA encodes these proteins:
- a CDS encoding family 4 glycosyltransferase: MLIEKPTGITNYINHIFPYLKDLNNISLANKNLINSAECNYNISDKFSPDYGSKGHFLRLLWTQFKLPKIYGTLDGNLLFSPVPELPLFTPKLSKVVMVHDLIPLRFPQKKSALSAYFRYYVPQVCEQATHIICNSESTANDIINYYGISAKKITPIYLGYNFDKFKVIDDAKDINRKPYFVYLGRHDPHKNLVNILSAFAKFKNNKNYEFWLVGGEDKRYTPLLKQLARDLGVFERVEFLNYLDDQELVKVLNQAQALVFPTLWEGFGFPVIEAMACGTPVITSNVSSLPEVAGDGALLVNPYDVDDIAEAMNEIVKDKVRSHLITEGLKRVKKFSWDKTGKETLEVIKQFL, translated from the coding sequence ATGCTGATCGAAAAACCAACGGGAATTACTAATTATATTAATCACATTTTTCCTTATTTAAAAGATTTAAATAATATTAGTCTAGCTAACAAAAATTTAATTAATAGTGCTGAGTGTAATTATAATATTTCTGATAAATTTAGTCCAGACTATGGCAGTAAAGGGCATTTTTTGCGATTATTATGGACTCAGTTTAAATTGCCTAAAATATATGGAACATTAGACGGAAATTTATTATTTTCCCCTGTGCCTGAGTTGCCCTTATTTACGCCAAAACTTTCTAAGGTGGTAATGGTACATGATTTAATTCCCCTCAGATTTCCTCAAAAAAAATCGGCTCTAAGTGCTTATTTTCGTTATTATGTACCCCAAGTATGTGAACAAGCAACCCATATTATTTGTAATTCAGAAAGTACAGCTAACGACATAATTAATTATTATGGTATTTCTGCGAAAAAAATTACTCCTATTTATTTAGGCTATAACTTTGATAAATTTAAAGTAATTGATGATGCAAAAGATATTAATAGAAAACCTTATTTTGTTTATTTAGGAAGACATGATCCTCATAAAAATTTAGTTAATATTCTTTCTGCTTTTGCTAAGTTTAAAAATAATAAAAATTATGAATTCTGGTTAGTGGGAGGAGAAGATAAACGTTATACTCCTTTACTTAAACAATTAGCCCGTGATTTAGGAGTTTTTGAACGGGTAGAGTTTTTAAATTATCTTGATGACCAAGAATTGGTTAAAGTATTAAATCAGGCTCAAGCACTTGTTTTTCCTACTCTTTGGGAAGGGTTTGGTTTTCCCGTAATAGAGGCGATGGCTTGTGGCACTCCTGTGATTACTTCTAATGTTTCTTCTTTACCTGAAGTGGCGGGAGATGGGGCTTTATTGGTTAATCCTTATGATGTGGATGACATTGCAGAAGCTATGAATGAAATTGTTAAGGATAAAGTGCGATCGCACTTAATAACTGAGGGATTGAAAAGGGTAAAAAAATTCAGCTGGGATAAAACAGGAAAAGAAACTTTGGAAGTTATTAAACAGTTTTTATAG
- the tsaD gene encoding N6-L-threonylcarbamoyladenine synthase TsaD: MGTILAIESSCDDTSVAVVRDRTVLGNVVASQIKLHETYGGVVPELASRQHLEMVNPCIDKALEESGLGWDGIDAIASTVTPGLVGSLMVGVMAGKTLAMVHNKPFLGVHHLEGHVFASYLAQPHLKPPFLCLLVSGGHTSLIHVKGCGNYENIGSTRDDAAGEAFDKVARLLNLGYPGGPIIDKLAKEGNPQAFKLPEGRVSLPNNQGFHPYDSSFSGLKTAVLRLVTKLKEEMGEENLPIADLCASFQITVAKALTKRAVRACLDLGLDTIAVGGGVAANSGLRDCLQSACQEHGLTVYFPPLKYCTDNAAMIGCAAAEHFNNQGRSPLNIEVSSRMSIERVGELYLQS; encoded by the coding sequence ATGGGAACTATTCTGGCCATTGAAAGTAGTTGTGATGATACCAGTGTGGCAGTGGTGCGCGATCGCACTGTACTAGGTAATGTGGTGGCATCTCAGATAAAATTACACGAAACCTATGGGGGAGTAGTACCAGAATTGGCATCTCGGCAACATCTGGAAATGGTCAACCCTTGTATTGATAAAGCCTTGGAGGAGTCAGGCTTGGGGTGGGATGGTATAGATGCGATCGCCTCTACGGTGACCCCTGGATTAGTAGGTTCTTTGATGGTGGGGGTAATGGCAGGAAAAACCCTCGCTATGGTACATAATAAGCCCTTTTTGGGGGTTCATCACCTCGAAGGTCATGTTTTTGCCTCTTACCTTGCCCAACCCCATTTAAAACCGCCTTTTCTGTGTTTATTAGTTTCAGGGGGACATACTAGCCTTATTCATGTTAAAGGTTGCGGTAACTATGAAAATATCGGCTCAACCCGTGACGATGCGGCGGGGGAGGCTTTTGATAAGGTGGCAAGGCTGTTAAATTTGGGCTATCCTGGGGGTCCGATTATCGATAAATTAGCCAAGGAAGGAAATCCCCAAGCCTTTAAGTTACCAGAAGGACGAGTTTCTTTACCTAATAATCAAGGTTTTCATCCCTATGATTCGAGTTTTAGTGGACTAAAAACGGCGGTGTTGCGTTTAGTCACCAAGTTGAAGGAGGAAATGGGGGAGGAAAATTTGCCCATCGCTGATTTGTGTGCCAGTTTTCAAATTACCGTTGCCAAAGCATTAACCAAAAGGGCGGTGAGGGCTTGTTTAGATTTGGGATTGGATACCATTGCCGTGGGGGGTGGAGTGGCTGCCAATAGTGGCTTACGGGATTGTTTGCAATCCGCTTGTCAAGAGCACGGTTTAACGGTATATTTCCCCCCTCTCAAATATTGCACCGATAATGCGGCGATGATTGGCTGTGCGGCGGCGGAGCATTTTAACAATCAAGGGCGATCGCCCCTCAACATTGAAGTATCATCAAGGATGAGTATTGAAAGAGTCGGTGAGTTGTATTTACAATCATAA
- the psaF gene encoding photosystem I subunit III PsaF translates to MGKIFSLVLAFTLSLTVWGNFSAPAHADLSHLTPCSESAAYQAKAKNFRNTTNDPQSGQKRAARYAEALCGPEGYPRLVVDGRLDHAGDFIIPGLLFLYIAGWIGWVGRAYLIAVRGEKDAEMKEIIIDVPLAINKMLLGFSWPLQALGELKSGALTAKDSEISVSPR, encoded by the coding sequence ATGGGTAAAATATTCAGTCTCGTATTAGCATTTACACTTTCACTAACCGTATGGGGCAACTTCAGCGCCCCTGCTCATGCAGATTTATCTCACCTTACTCCCTGTAGTGAGTCTGCCGCTTATCAAGCAAAAGCCAAAAACTTCCGTAATACCACCAATGACCCCCAATCTGGTCAAAAACGTGCAGCAAGATACGCCGAAGCCCTCTGTGGCCCCGAAGGCTATCCTCGCTTAGTGGTAGATGGCAGATTAGATCACGCAGGTGACTTTATCATCCCTGGCTTACTCTTTCTCTATATAGCAGGTTGGATTGGTTGGGTTGGTCGTGCCTATCTTATCGCCGTTAGAGGAGAAAAAGATGCTGAAATGAAAGAAATTATCATCGATGTACCCCTAGCAATCAACAAAATGTTATTAGGCTTTAGCTGGCCTCTTCAAGCATTAGGGGAACTAAAATCTGGAGCATTAACCGCTAAAGATTCTGAAATTTCTGTTTCACCTCGCTAA
- the psaJ gene encoding photosystem I subunit IX PsaJ: MKGLPTFLSTAPVLITALLVFTAGLLIEFNRFFPDLLFHPMG; this comes from the coding sequence ATGAAAGGTTTACCTACTTTTTTATCTACAGCACCCGTTTTAATTACCGCATTGTTGGTATTTACTGCTGGTCTATTAATTGAATTTAACCGCTTTTTTCCAGACCTTTTATTCCATCCTATGGGATAG
- the gap2 gene encoding NAD(P)-dependent glyceraldehyde-3-phosphate dehydrogenase Gap2 — protein MVRVAINGFGRIGRNFLRCLLTRENSDLELVGINDTSDPHTNAHLLKYDSMLGRLDADIQADENSLIVNGKTIKCVSDRNPLNLPWADWGVDLVVESTGVFVTEEGASKHIQAGAKKVLITAPGKGGNIGTFVMGVNHEDYDHDKYNIVSNASCTTNCLAPVAKVLHENFGIIKGTMTTTHSYTGDQRLLDASHRDLRRARAAAINIVPTSTGAAKAVALVLPDLKGKLNGIALRVPTPNVSIVDLVVQVEKSTIAEQVNDVVKEASEGSLKGILGYNELPLVSCDYRGSDVSSIVDASLTMVMAGDMVKVVAWYDNEWGYSQRVVDLAELVANKWK, from the coding sequence GTGGTTAGAGTAGCTATTAATGGTTTTGGAAGAATCGGACGTAACTTCTTACGTTGTCTATTAACCAGAGAAAACAGCGATTTAGAATTAGTCGGTATCAACGATACTTCCGATCCCCATACTAACGCGCATCTTCTAAAATATGACTCCATGTTAGGAAGATTAGATGCAGACATTCAAGCCGATGAAAACTCCCTAATTGTTAACGGCAAAACTATTAAATGTGTTTCAGACCGTAATCCTTTAAATTTACCTTGGGCTGACTGGGGTGTTGACCTTGTAGTTGAATCTACTGGGGTATTTGTCACCGAAGAAGGTGCATCAAAGCACATCCAAGCGGGAGCTAAAAAAGTATTAATCACCGCTCCTGGTAAAGGTGGAAACATTGGTACTTTCGTAATGGGTGTTAACCACGAAGATTATGACCATGATAAATATAATATCGTTAGTAACGCCAGTTGTACCACCAACTGCTTAGCTCCTGTTGCTAAAGTATTACACGAAAACTTTGGTATCATCAAAGGTACCATGACCACCACCCACAGTTACACTGGGGATCAGCGTTTACTAGATGCTAGTCATAGAGACTTAAGACGTGCTCGTGCGGCGGCCATCAATATCGTACCCACCAGCACCGGGGCAGCCAAAGCTGTAGCCCTTGTATTACCTGATCTTAAAGGTAAATTGAATGGTATCGCCCTTAGAGTTCCTACCCCTAACGTTTCCATTGTTGATTTAGTGGTACAAGTAGAAAAAAGCACCATTGCAGAGCAAGTAAATGATGTTGTTAAAGAGGCCTCTGAAGGCTCTTTAAAAGGAATTTTGGGTTACAACGAATTGCCTTTAGTGTCCTGTGATTACCGTGGTAGCGATGTATCTTCTATTGTAGATGCTAGTTTAACCATGGTAATGGCTGGAGATATGGTAAAAGTTGTTGCTTGGTATGACAATGAATGGGGTTATTCTCAAAGGGTTGTGGATTTAGCTGAGTTAGTAGCTAATAAGTGGAAATAG
- the tlyA gene encoding 23S rRNA (cytidine1920-2'-O)/16S rRNA (cytidine1409-2'-O)-methyltransferase TlyA, with protein sequence MLNSQGLCNSRALAQKLIRAGKVRVKGQIVDKPGTLISVDSPIEVKSEPPFVSRGGEKLVKALEYFAIDVDDRICLDGGISTGGFTDCLFQRGAKKVYGIDVGYGQVAWKIRQDERLVLRERTNFRYLTYDDLYQDSEPPNLGVMDLSFISLTKVLPTLWELLVNPKEVVLLVKPQFEVGKGKVGKKGVVRDYRLQSEAIASILNCAINIGWKYKGLIASPIQGPAGNVEYLLWLGVSGEDLMPSQKDLDEITQKAMDK encoded by the coding sequence TTGTTAAACAGTCAGGGATTGTGTAATTCCCGTGCTTTGGCACAAAAGTTGATTCGGGCAGGAAAGGTTAGGGTTAAGGGGCAAATCGTTGATAAGCCTGGCACTTTGATAAGTGTTGATAGTCCCATTGAGGTGAAGTCTGAGCCTCCTTTTGTGTCGAGGGGTGGAGAAAAGTTGGTTAAGGCTTTGGAATATTTTGCCATTGATGTGGACGATAGAATTTGTCTTGACGGGGGTATTTCTACGGGGGGTTTTACGGATTGTCTGTTTCAAAGGGGGGCCAAAAAGGTTTATGGCATTGATGTGGGTTATGGGCAGGTGGCTTGGAAGATAAGGCAGGATGAGCGTTTGGTGTTGAGGGAGAGGACAAATTTTCGCTATCTAACCTATGATGATTTGTACCAAGATAGTGAGCCTCCTAATTTGGGGGTGATGGATTTATCTTTTATTTCTTTGACTAAGGTTTTGCCGACTCTTTGGGAGTTGTTGGTTAATCCGAAGGAGGTGGTTTTGTTGGTGAAGCCTCAGTTTGAAGTAGGTAAGGGCAAGGTTGGGAAAAAAGGGGTGGTGAGGGATTATCGTTTGCAATCAGAGGCGATCGCCTCTATCCTTAATTGTGCTATAAATATAGGATGGAAGTATAAGGGTTTAATAGCTTCTCCTATCCAAGGACCAGCGGGAAATGTAGAATACTTATTATGGTTGGGAGTATCTGGGGAGGATTTGATGCCCTCACAGAAAGATTTAGATGAGATAACTCAAAAAGCCATGGATAAATAA
- a CDS encoding serine/threonine protein kinase, which translates to MLVITLTLLHPLKSTPVQKWNFEPHKVIRIGRANDNDVVLYSAVVSRHHLEIRPRNDDWALVSLGSNGTFVNGRKINKVLVKDGMIIRLASSGPKILIQLGSDDDDSSASHGKNVSAKPISSKDISKETVIN; encoded by the coding sequence ATGTTGGTGATTACCTTAACTCTTTTGCACCCCCTCAAATCTACCCCTGTCCAAAAATGGAATTTTGAACCCCATAAGGTGATAAGAATCGGCAGGGCGAATGATAATGATGTCGTACTATACAGTGCCGTGGTTTCCCGTCACCATCTGGAAATTCGTCCTCGTAATGATGACTGGGCTTTAGTTAGCCTAGGCTCTAATGGAACATTTGTAAATGGAAGAAAAATTAATAAAGTTTTAGTAAAAGACGGAATGATTATCCGTTTAGCTAGTTCAGGGCCTAAAATATTAATTCAGTTAGGTTCTGATGATGATGATTCTAGTGCTAGTCATGGCAAAAATGTTTCTGCCAAACCCATCAGTAGCAAAGACATTTCCAAGGAAACAGTTATTAATTAA
- the psaK-2 gene encoding photosystem I reaction center subunit PsaK produces the protein MNLIAFSNLIAQVPQTVEWNYQVALIMISANLVAIFIGRFAIQKAGAGPDLPLAKPAIWKNFGVPELLATASLGHILGAGFILGLSNAGLL, from the coding sequence ATGAATTTAATTGCCTTTTCTAATTTAATAGCCCAAGTACCTCAAACCGTAGAATGGAATTATCAAGTAGCTTTGATAATGATTTCTGCTAATCTCGTGGCAATTTTTATCGGACGTTTCGCCATCCAAAAAGCAGGGGCAGGGCCTGATTTACCCTTAGCCAAACCAGCAATTTGGAAAAATTTTGGAGTACCCGAATTACTAGCCACCGCTAGTTTAGGACATATACTAGGAGCAGGATTTATTCTCGGCTTATCCAACGCAGGATTGCTATAG
- the trpF gene encoding phosphoribosylanthranilate isomerase TrpF — translation MRIKICGLTNVEEAKAIASMGVDTIGFICVQESPRYISPSSIRAIVEKLPPQISTIGVFVNAPLSEIVNIVRETKLTGVQLHGEEDTAFCQQLREKLPDIEIIKAIRYKNPQSQQEAEEYIPVVDTLLIDTYQKGIHGGTGKTFNWQELRDYRPSRPWLVAGGVSPDNVITAFNTLQCDGIDLSSKVEISPGKKDLEKIRQLIVSLESIKNKLPN, via the coding sequence ATGCGCATAAAAATCTGTGGTTTAACTAATGTGGAGGAGGCAAAGGCGATCGCATCTATGGGAGTTGATACCATTGGTTTTATATGTGTCCAAGAATCTCCCCGTTATATCTCTCCTTCTAGTATAAGGGCGATCGTTGAAAAACTTCCCCCTCAAATTAGCACCATCGGTGTATTTGTCAATGCCCCTCTTTCAGAAATAGTAAACATAGTCAGAGAAACAAAACTAACAGGGGTACAACTCCATGGAGAAGAAGATACTGCTTTCTGTCAGCAATTACGAGAAAAATTACCAGATATTGAAATAATCAAAGCCATTAGATACAAAAATCCTCAATCTCAACAGGAAGCGGAGGAGTACATCCCCGTAGTTGATACCCTATTAATAGACACCTATCAAAAGGGAATCCATGGCGGCACGGGAAAAACTTTTAACTGGCAAGAATTACGAGATTATCGGCCCTCTCGCCCTTGGTTAGTGGCGGGAGGAGTTAGCCCTGATAATGTTATCACAGCTTTTAATACTCTTCAATGTGATGGAATAGATCTTTCTAGTAAGGTTGAAATTAGTCCAGGTAAAAAAGATTTAGAAAAAATAAGACAACTAATTGTTAGTTTAGAGTCCATTAAAAATAAATTACCTAATTAA
- the queE gene encoding 7-carboxy-7-deazaguanine synthase QueE: MINTVNKKEVKKTLNNNLLYEYPIVETFHSVQGEGFFAGVNAFFIRLAGCDVFCPWCDQKETWSMKKYPLYTVEKIVREVKQINTNTIIVTGGEPLLHDLNPLTIELKKTGKNIHLETSGAHPFSGVFDWVTFSPKPYKKPHETIYNKASELKVVVAEEKDFIWALSEGEKVSSHTIKYLQPEWNSPHTQELIFNYIKDNPSWRLSLQTHKYLGVR, from the coding sequence ATGATTAATACTGTTAACAAAAAAGAAGTTAAAAAAACATTAAATAATAATTTATTATACGAATATCCCATTGTCGAAACCTTCCATTCTGTCCAAGGAGAAGGCTTTTTTGCGGGAGTTAACGCCTTTTTTATTCGCTTAGCTGGTTGCGATGTGTTTTGCCCTTGGTGTGATCAAAAAGAAACTTGGTCAATGAAAAAATATCCCTTATATACAGTAGAAAAAATAGTTAGAGAAGTTAAACAAATTAACACTAATACTATTATTGTTACTGGTGGAGAACCTTTATTACATGACTTAAACCCTTTGACCATAGAGTTAAAAAAAACAGGTAAAAATATTCATTTAGAAACATCAGGAGCTCACCCTTTTTCGGGAGTTTTTGATTGGGTAACATTTTCTCCAAAACCTTACAAAAAACCCCATGAAACTATTTATAATAAAGCTAGTGAATTAAAAGTAGTAGTCGCCGAAGAAAAAGATTTTATCTGGGCTTTATCTGAAGGAGAAAAGGTTTCTTCCCATACTATTAAATATTTACAACCAGAATGGAATAGCCCCCATACTCAGGAGTTAATTTTTAATTATATAAAAGATAATCCTTCATGGCGTTTAAGTTTACAAACTCATAAATATTTAGGAGTCAGATAA
- a CDS encoding two-component signal transduction system histidine kinase — MAEYEEVFVSKEFISLCQSQLILLAQNLAVQESAIYLTERVKGDEPKLIPVIVYPFSSGDNNGDLLLLPESEEGADFEFNLMEERDTNLNKIINYIPESASPYQLLLPLIHDDCMVGLLATNRGTKPWRKQEVLQVQEVAHTITFARLLDQKQQISEQQLKRYQQLQKLQNDHLDDFFHQLRNPLTAIRTFGKLLIKRLKGDDQNYTIAQGIVREGDRLRDLIQDFSEDWKVVSNTSNLSLEQGQSTSFFLTENIQKLEKVDLKQLIKPLIMGIDSIAQDKNITFMSDIDDGLPLISSNPKALTEVLNNLLDNAVKYTPEGGKICVEIVKQKSTPEGEKIVVEISDTGYGIPPEDQKHIFERHYRGVQEEGDIDGTGLGLAIVKELCDKMSVDIEIFSPSFWIKNQQLNGTTFSLFIPIAS, encoded by the coding sequence ATGGCTGAATATGAAGAGGTTTTTGTCAGCAAAGAGTTTATTAGTTTATGTCAATCTCAGCTGATTTTGTTGGCTCAAAATTTAGCGGTACAAGAAAGTGCTATTTATTTGACGGAAAGGGTTAAAGGTGATGAGCCAAAGTTGATTCCTGTCATAGTTTATCCTTTTTCTAGCGGTGATAATAATGGAGATTTATTATTGCTACCTGAGTCGGAAGAGGGGGCAGATTTTGAATTTAATTTGATGGAGGAAAGGGATACTAATTTAAATAAAATTATTAATTATATTCCTGAGTCTGCTTCTCCTTATCAGTTACTTTTACCTCTGATACACGATGATTGTATGGTAGGTTTACTGGCTACTAATCGGGGTACAAAACCTTGGCGTAAACAGGAGGTTTTGCAAGTACAGGAAGTGGCACATACAATTACTTTTGCAAGACTTTTGGATCAAAAACAACAAATTTCTGAACAACAATTAAAGCGTTATCAACAGCTACAGAAGTTACAAAATGATCATCTTGATGATTTTTTCCATCAATTACGTAATCCTTTGACGGCTATTCGTACTTTTGGCAAGTTATTGATTAAACGTCTGAAGGGGGATGATCAAAATTATACCATAGCCCAAGGCATTGTGCGAGAGGGCGATCGCCTTCGAGACCTTATCCAAGATTTTAGCGAAGATTGGAAAGTTGTTAGTAATACTTCTAACCTTAGCTTAGAACAAGGTCAATCAACTAGCTTTTTTTTAACTGAGAATATTCAAAAGTTAGAAAAAGTAGATTTAAAACAATTAATTAAACCTCTAATTATGGGAATTGATTCCATCGCCCAAGATAAAAATATTACTTTTATGAGTGATATTGATGATGGTTTACCCCTCATTTCTAGTAACCCCAAAGCCCTAACCGAAGTATTGAATAATTTATTAGATAATGCTGTTAAATATACCCCCGAAGGCGGTAAAATTTGCGTAGAAATAGTCAAACAAAAATCTACTCCCGAAGGAGAAAAAATAGTCGTAGAAATTAGCGATACTGGCTATGGTATCCCCCCAGAAGACCAAAAACATATATTTGAACGTCATTATCGAGGAGTACAGGAAGAAGGTGATATTGATGGCACAGGTTTAGGATTAGCCATTGTCAAAGAATTATGCGATAAAATGTCCGTTGATATAGAAATTTTTAGTCCTTCTTTTTGGATAAAAAATCAACAACTAAATGGCACTACTTTTTCCTTATTTATTCCTATCGCATCGTGA